CGGTTCTGTGTGCGAAGAAAAGAGATGACAATATGATCATTGAAGTCAATTCcaagaaaatgttaaaattaataattaaaaatgcatgcCGTTCAGAACCTTACTCACCTTCATTGTGCCTATGATGAGCATGCCTGAAGACATAGTACTAATTAAAGCACTGCCCAAGTAGATGCAGGCGAAGATCACAATCACTAAACACAAAGACAAAATcatacattttgaaaataaaaattctaagCCAGTTACGTACTCATATGGATTTCATCATGTGCCTTGGGATCCGGTTGTTTCATCGACTCCTCGACGGCTTTTGCGATCACATCTGCAAATCCTAGGGCGCAGGCCGAGGCAATTGCTATGAAAATGGAGCCTGCCAATCCCAAATAGCCGACTACGACACCGGCCGTGTGAAGACGCATGAAGCACACACTTCTcaacattttcacttttttttttaaactataaaattgaGATTAATACAACTCCACTAGCAAATGTCAGATTTTCTGATGAAATAACAATGTATTAAACGCTTATAAATGAGAACGTTTTCGTCACTTGTGCTTCCAATAgcaattgaatgcaaaatgttttgcgCAGCAAGAAATAGCAGATCAGATTTACAGTAGAATGACACAAAATGCAATGGCGGCGTAGAGTTGCCAGATTCCGAATGAAGtgtgcataaaataaattacagatATTACTAATCACTAAACAGcttctaataataatttaaaacgaatagaatttttaattaagaatacCTAAAAATTAGCCGTGGAATATatactagttttttttttaatttactggCCCATGctgtttgttatatttgttgCTTATTGCAAGTGCTGCCAGATCACTGGAACTGTCTCAAATTTCAAAAGCAAGCGGTCTGTATAACACATTTAAAGTTGTTCTAAACCAAACTGCTCTCTGCTTACTCACTGTTCTCAACTGTTGAAGAGATCGGCCCCAGTGAGACGCGGGTGTATGCATCATTTCTCTCTCGTCATTGCATGTAAAAAAATCGGAGATGAATGGGTCACAAAACTTGGGGACGCGTCAGTTGTTGTTCGCATTTCACGCGTTTCGGTTGTGATAAAACACTTGTTAACATagctaaaataaacaatacttATACTTGACTGGGAAATAACCACAATAGGAAAAGCtccaaaatgaaaatcgaTCTATCTGTTGATGAGGGACCGTGTAATTCAGATTTGCGTAGTTGGTGTTTGGGCATAGCAATCTATTTTCTGGTTACCATATTGATTAATGTGATATTTTCGCCATCGGGTAAGtgatttaagtatattttttttgtggaatGCCAATGGAATGCGTCTTATAGTTTAccaagtttttaattaatatatgtaattacgtttgaattaaaatcttataaataaaCGACAATAGCATTGTCAAAATAAAACTTACTGATGTGTACAGATGCATAGACTtatgtacgtacatacataaatatatatcgtGAGCAAATATCTCTTCTATAGAAGGCAAAACATGTTCTCATGGCTGAGGCGagactttttgttgttgttgtttacattttttgtatgttaatTACACACAAAGTTTGGAATTTGAAATAACGATGACGTCAAGTTGAAATACAGCGATGATCAAACATTCTTTGCTACATAGGCTTGCATATACTACTTACGAATTTTCTCATTGTGCTTgattctaattttttttttagtctaCACTTTTATAGGATTTGCAATCACAGTCATTGGAAATGTGTGCCTGCTGTTCGGATGTCTTAAGGtaagcttttgttttgtcacACTTCTTCGTCCTTTTTGACATGTTGAGATACGTGAGGTTCAATAACTATaaactatttcaattaaaattgggGACAAATTTGTGttacttaaattttttaattaaaattctgcAAGCCATCTGTAGTTTCTTTCAATTAATGCTAATCGTCTttatcaagttttttttttacaattttctttcGAGAGAACTTACATTTTGCATTGAGTAATAGTGACTAAGAAACGTTAACCTTGGATTAAATTAGcttatataaagaaaaacaataattatttataaataaaataattttgtagtGGCTTGCCTTATTCACCATCAAATTTACAATACAAACGATTACTTCATCGACTGGTCCCATTGGGACTTAGTCAATTTTTTAAGAACATTCATTCATGCGAAATGTTTGTTAATTCCGGCCGGAGTGGTGCTTCCGTTGGATATATATGTAGCTAGTATGTATGTTCGCGATAAGGTTTATGATTCTTTTATTTGCGTATAATCCTAAAGGGggaaaataacttttatatgTTACACAGAATTTTCTCTATAAGATAAGGTGAACAGAGCTACGATTGTATCTTCTTAAGCGATCTCATTGGGGGAGACGTGACAGTTCAGATAACCCGTAGTATTCTGTTTTTTAATTCACATATTTCTTTGGTCCACAGTACAAACACTACTTGGTTGGTGTCTGGTTGATCTTCGGTCTCATAGTGGCCATTAACTTTCCGATTGCCATTTTCGGtatcattttccattttggaAGCTATCGGGAGTCGACTGGCTTCAATAATGTCTTTATGGCGTTACTCGTTCAAATCGTTGCATTCGGTAAGTATCACATTAATGCCCCATATTTTCTAGACTTAATACTGTTGCGCATTTCAGGCATCTTCTTGTACTGCGCGCGCCTCGTCTACTCGTATTTCCTGCAGCTTAAAAATCGTCAGTCGAGTCCAAACAGtgcaaatgttgtttaatCTCTTAAAGTGTGTCTCAAATGCATCGCAAGCATTTTCACCGCAAATCTAGCCggcaattaataatttaatctaAGAGTTGTGTGTaccttttttatatttaacatacGTATTGCCTATGCATATCAATATCGAATGCATTAAGCGGagttgtataataaaat
This is a stretch of genomic DNA from Drosophila albomicans strain 15112-1751.03 chromosome 3, ASM965048v2, whole genome shotgun sequence. It encodes these proteins:
- the LOC117570404 gene encoding uncharacterized protein LOC117570404 gives rise to the protein MLRSVCFMRLHTAGVVVGYLGLAGSIFIAIASACALGFADVIAKAVEESMKQPDPKAHDEIHMMIVIFACIYLGSALISTMSSGMLIIGTMKNRHLMMLPWLVLNAIGLFSKIVYNLVLIYALYQAPMQFALIFVLSMLSLAFYAYIYAGIYSLFKHIQLSNDEQRPLVRSDNGTHDGTTYPNYTKI
- the LOC117570405 gene encoding uncharacterized protein LOC117570405 gives rise to the protein MKIDLSVDEGPCNSDLRSWCLGIAIYFLVTILINVIFSPSVYTFIGFAITVIGNVCLLFGCLKYKHYLVGVWLIFGLIVAINFPIAIFGIIFHFGSYRESTGFNNVFMALLVQIVAFGIFLYCARLVYSYFLQLKNRQSSPNSANVV